The genome window CTTTTTTCTAATTCCAATTGCTTGGTTTTAAGATAGTACTATAAAAATTACTCCACAAAACATCAGAAAAGCTCCCAGCAATCTTTCCTGCAAATGAGGTTCATCCAGAATGTAGTGGCCAAGAAATACAGAAATCATTCCTGACACTCTTTTAAGTGAAATTACATAAGCAACTAATGTTAGTGAAAGTGCGGTCATTTGAAAAATATATGTTGTAGTTGTGAACAGACTCATAATAACCAAATTTTTTCTATCGTGATTAATTTGAGAAAAATCCAACTTCCCTCTAAAGTAAACCACAATTGTAATCCCGATAAAAACAAAAATATTAACAAAAAGAATATGCTGGATTACCGAAGAGTTGTTGATAGATATTTTATCGAAGTTAGCCGAGACCGCCCAGATAACTGCGACAATTAGCATATACCGCGTTCCTTTGTTAACTATCAAAGATTTTAATGGAGCTAAAATATTTCTGGATTTAAGATTAACATTCAGAAGATAAGAACCAATAACTATTAACACCATTCCAACTACACCCCAGAATTTAGGAAACTCACCAACAAGTATTGGCGAAGTTAATAGAAGAAACAGTGGTGTAAAACTAAG of Ignavibacteriales bacterium contains these proteins:
- a CDS encoding EamA family transporter, whose translation is MWLIFAGLNPFSEAFRNLFSKKASLNGVNPYMISWCNNILPILIFLPAFFFIELKLNSKFFFALTMTGTINVFASLLYMRAISEGDISEVVPMLSFTPLFLLLTSPILVGEFPKFWGVVGMVLIVIGSYLLNVNLKSRNILAPLKSLIVNKGTRYMLIVAVIWAVSANFDKISINNSSVIQHILFVNIFVFIGITIVVYFRGKLDFSQINHDRKNLVIMSLFTTTTYIFQMTALSLTLVAYVISLKRVSGMISVFLGHYILDEPHLQERLLGAFLMFCGVIFIVLS